One Hordeum vulgare subsp. vulgare chromosome 4H, MorexV3_pseudomolecules_assembly, whole genome shotgun sequence DNA window includes the following coding sequences:
- the LOC123447479 gene encoding pollen allergen Lol p 3-like, with product MASSSRMLAVAVLAALFAGAICAATKVKFTVQKGSDAKKLVLKIDYTRAGDTLSEMELRQHGSEEWEPFTKKGDVWELSSSKPLVGPFNFRFLSKGGMKNVFDEVFSTDFKIGKTYEPVYDA from the coding sequence atggcctcctcctccaggatgcTCGCGGTGGCGGTGCTGGCGGCGCTATTCGCTGGGGCCATCTGCGCCGCGACGAAGGTGAAGTTCACGGTGCAGAAGGGGTCGGACGCCAAGAAGCTGGTGCTGAAGATCGACTACACAAGGGCAGGCGACACCCTCTCGGAGATGGAGCTCCGTCAGCACGGCTCGGAGGAGTGGGAGCCCTTCACCAAGAAGGGCGACGTGTGGGAGCTGTCGAGCTCCAAGCCGCTCGTTGGCCCCTTCAACTTCCGCTTCCTGTCCAAGGGTGGCATGAAGAACGTCTTCGACGAGGTCTTCTCCACCGATTTCAAGATCGGCAAAACCTACGAACCCGTATATGATGCATAA